A genome region from Alistipes dispar includes the following:
- a CDS encoding Fic family protein translates to MMNFDEYIRQGEPQKREKGYAWQTAIGLQAVDGLKPSDYLIETARKDIEGEITIDEAEQLIKSYYQSKEARTPEEAETHEADTASTNIRRLLTEKTFAFTLVGLTSIHRRIFDGVFKFAGQIRDYNITKKEWVLRGDTVLYVSAPDLRKAIEYDLEQERQFDYSKVDRNGLVSHIAKFVSGLWQIHPFGEGNTRTTAVFMILYLRSMGFDVTNDLFANHSWYFRNALVRANYQNVRKGIMRNSEYLERFFRNLLLGETNELRNRYMVVNAPEELTAKQVQQIDRTSTEQPAVQVTEQVRALLLALSNEQLSLKVLMEKVGLKHRPTFLENYITPASEAGFLKVLYPDKPNHPRQKYLLTAKGLALYNEIKKMQ, encoded by the coding sequence ATGATGAACTTCGACGAATACATTCGCCAAGGCGAACCGCAGAAACGGGAAAAAGGATATGCGTGGCAGACTGCAATCGGTTTGCAGGCCGTCGACGGGCTCAAGCCATCCGACTATCTGATTGAAACCGCCCGAAAAGATATTGAAGGTGAAATTACGATTGATGAAGCGGAACAGCTCATAAAAAGCTACTACCAGTCGAAAGAAGCGCGTACACCCGAAGAGGCAGAAACGCATGAGGCGGATACGGCATCGACCAACATCCGCCGACTTCTTACCGAGAAAACCTTTGCTTTTACACTTGTCGGGCTGACATCGATTCATCGTCGGATTTTTGATGGGGTATTCAAATTTGCGGGACAAATCCGAGATTACAACATTACCAAAAAGGAATGGGTGCTGCGCGGTGATACGGTGTTGTATGTTTCCGCGCCCGATCTCCGCAAAGCGATCGAATACGACTTGGAACAAGAACGCCAGTTCGACTATTCAAAAGTGGACAGGAATGGATTAGTGAGCCACATAGCCAAATTCGTATCTGGATTATGGCAAATTCATCCGTTTGGTGAGGGAAATACGCGAACTACGGCCGTGTTCATGATTCTCTATCTACGTTCTATGGGCTTTGATGTAACAAACGATCTGTTCGCCAATCATTCGTGGTATTTCCGTAATGCACTGGTACGTGCCAACTACCAAAACGTGCGAAAAGGCATCATGCGTAATTCCGAATATTTGGAACGGTTCTTTCGTAATCTTCTATTGGGTGAAACGAATGAGTTGCGGAATAGGTATATGGTGGTTAATGCTCCGGAAGAGCTGACGGCAAAACAAGTCCAGCAAATCGACCGTACAAGTACCGAACAACCTGCCGTACAAGTAACCGAACAAGTTCGCGCTTTGTTGTTGGCTTTGTCAAACGAACAATTATCGTTAAAAGTATTGATGGAGAAAGTCGGTCTGAAACATCGTCCGACATTTTTGGAGAACTATATAACCCCCGCTTCCGAAGCCGGTTTTCTCAAGGTGCTATATCCCGACAAGCCCAATCACCCGAGACAAAAATACCTGCTTACGGCAAAAGGGCTGGCTCTATATAACGAAATAAAGAAAATGCAATAG
- a CDS encoding site-specific integrase: MPRVKKPTKVKEPIRLRMKELANGNKSLYLDIYRDGKRTYEYLKMYLIPETDNNARVRNQTTMAAANAIKSKRIIQLTNGEAGIETREKVFLLDWMETYKENQAKRGKKDGNQIQVTIRILKEYAGERVTMDQIDKTFCQEYIDYLLTEYRPKGKQVSNFTLHTYYRILNGALNAAVRAEIIKVNPFTKINNSDKIRLPESKRSYMTIEEVRALIATPMKNEAVKQAYLFSCFCGLRISDIISLKWKDVFVDRGQYRLAVSMQKTKEPIYLPLSPEALKWMPERGEKTANEHVFDLPSPTMINTLLKPWAKAAGIDKRFSFHTSRHTFATMMLTLGADLYTTSKLLGHADVKMTQVYAKIINQKKDDAVNLVNGLFD; encoded by the coding sequence ATGCCACGAGTAAAGAAGCCCACGAAAGTAAAAGAGCCGATTCGTCTTCGGATGAAAGAGTTGGCCAATGGAAACAAAAGTCTGTATTTGGATATCTATCGGGACGGTAAACGGACGTATGAGTATCTGAAGATGTATCTTATCCCCGAAACGGATAACAATGCCCGTGTGCGGAATCAAACGACTATGGCCGCAGCCAATGCCATCAAATCGAAACGGATCATTCAACTTACCAACGGCGAAGCGGGTATCGAAACCCGTGAAAAGGTTTTTCTTCTGGACTGGATGGAAACCTACAAAGAGAATCAGGCGAAGCGAGGAAAGAAAGATGGAAACCAAATCCAAGTTACCATCCGCATCTTGAAAGAGTATGCCGGAGAACGGGTAACGATGGATCAAATTGACAAAACATTTTGCCAAGAGTATATCGACTATCTGCTGACTGAATATCGGCCAAAAGGTAAGCAAGTATCAAATTTTACGCTACATACCTATTACCGCATTCTGAACGGAGCATTGAACGCTGCTGTGCGAGCGGAAATTATAAAAGTCAATCCGTTTACTAAAATCAACAATTCGGATAAAATCCGTCTACCGGAGAGCAAGCGGTCGTATATGACCATAGAAGAGGTGCGGGCATTGATTGCTACTCCGATGAAAAACGAGGCGGTAAAACAGGCTTATTTGTTCTCCTGTTTCTGCGGACTGCGGATAAGCGATATCATCAGTTTAAAGTGGAAAGATGTCTTTGTTGATAGGGGACAATATCGTTTGGCTGTATCTATGCAAAAGACCAAAGAGCCGATTTATCTGCCACTTTCCCCCGAAGCCTTGAAGTGGATGCCGGAGCGAGGGGAAAAGACGGCAAACGAACACGTATTCGATTTGCCGAGTCCAACGATGATAAACACGCTTCTCAAACCTTGGGCGAAAGCGGCTGGAATAGATAAGCGGTTTTCATTTCACACGAGCCGCCACACGTTCGCAACGATGATGCTGACGCTCGGTGCAGACCTCTACACGACCTCGAAACTGCTCGGTCATGCCGATGTGAAGATGACGCAAGTCTACGCCAAAATCATCAATCAGAAAAAGGACGATGCTGTTAATTTAGTAAACGGATTATTCGACTAA
- a CDS encoding helix-turn-helix domain-containing protein, with amino-acid sequence MKHETSPEKRLAEWERLAEIIRRSGLSINAFALRIGLPRGENLYRIRRGANGISRDLAERIHARYPQYSIRWLLSGDEQE; translated from the coding sequence ATGAAACACGAAACCTCCCCTGAAAAACGCCTCGCGGAGTGGGAACGCCTCGCGGAGATCATCCGCCGCTCGGGGCTTTCGATCAATGCCTTCGCCCTCCGCATCGGCCTGCCGCGCGGCGAGAATCTCTACCGCATCCGCCGCGGCGCGAACGGTATCAGCCGCGACCTGGCCGAACGCATCCACGCCCGCTATCCGCAATACAGCATCCGCTGGCTTCTCTCGGGCGACGAGCAGGAGTGA
- a CDS encoding NAD(P)H-dependent flavin oxidoreductase — translation MKALKIGNLCASVPIVQGGMGVGISLSGLASAVADQGGIGVISSAGLGVIYNDYSKDYREASVWGLKQELRKAREATRGIVGVNVMVAMSNFADMVRTAVAERADIIFSGAGLPLNLPSFLTEGAKTKLAPIVSSARAAKLLCRKWFSEYKYVPDAIVVEGPKAGGHLGYKPEQLNDEHYALETLVPEIVAEVRSFEAAHDCHIPVIAGGGIYTGEDIYRIMELGAEGVQMGTRFVTTEECDADPAFKQSYIEARREDIEIIQSPVGMPGRAIHNRFLDRVKEGLKRPKSCPFDCIRTCDVTHSPYCIMLALYNAFKGRLQNGYAFCGANAWRAEKIQSVRDLMASLRAEYDAFAARRANFSLRDRLFGAK, via the coding sequence ATGAAAGCACTTAAAATCGGAAACTTATGCGCTTCCGTGCCCATCGTGCAAGGCGGTATGGGCGTAGGCATATCCCTCTCGGGACTGGCGTCCGCCGTGGCCGACCAGGGCGGCATCGGCGTCATCTCGTCGGCCGGGCTGGGGGTGATTTACAACGACTATTCGAAGGATTACCGCGAGGCTTCGGTCTGGGGACTGAAGCAGGAGCTGCGCAAGGCCCGCGAGGCTACGCGCGGCATCGTCGGCGTGAACGTCATGGTCGCCATGTCGAACTTCGCGGACATGGTCCGCACGGCCGTCGCCGAGCGGGCCGACATCATCTTCTCGGGCGCCGGACTGCCGCTCAACCTGCCGTCGTTCCTCACCGAAGGGGCGAAGACCAAGCTCGCGCCGATCGTCTCGTCGGCCCGTGCGGCGAAGCTCCTGTGCCGGAAATGGTTCTCGGAGTACAAGTACGTTCCCGACGCCATCGTGGTCGAGGGGCCCAAGGCGGGCGGCCACCTGGGTTACAAGCCCGAGCAGCTGAACGACGAGCACTACGCCCTCGAGACGCTCGTGCCGGAGATCGTCGCCGAGGTGCGCTCCTTCGAGGCCGCCCACGACTGCCATATTCCGGTGATCGCCGGCGGCGGCATCTATACGGGCGAGGACATCTACCGGATCATGGAGCTGGGGGCCGAGGGCGTGCAGATGGGCACGCGCTTCGTCACCACGGAGGAGTGCGACGCCGACCCGGCCTTCAAGCAGAGCTATATCGAGGCGCGCCGGGAGGACATCGAGATCATCCAGAGCCCCGTCGGGATGCCGGGCCGGGCCATTCACAACCGCTTCCTCGACCGGGTGAAGGAGGGGCTCAAGCGTCCGAAGTCCTGTCCGTTCGACTGCATCAGGACGTGCGACGTGACGCATAGTCCCTATTGTATCATGCTGGCCCTCTACAACGCCTTCAAGGGTCGCTTGCAGAACGGCTACGCCTTCTGCGGTGCGAATGCCTGGCGGGCCGAGAAGATTCAGTCCGTGCGCGATCTGATGGCTTCGCTGCGTGCCGAATACGACGCCTTCGCGGCCCGGCGGGCGAACTTTTCGCTGCGCGACCGGCTGTTCGGCGCGAAGTGA
- the terL gene encoding phage terminase large subunit yields the protein MLSDADAATPPAFADFALGVYPFLDLKPFHRAYYRVLEAFAAGRVRRLIVTMPPQHGKSVGATTLLPAYVLGLDPDCRVAIASYSGALASKFNRRVQRILESREYAAFFPATTIKRGARPPGYIRTADEVEVVGRRGGLLSVGREGSLTGNRVDCFILDDLYKDALEANSPLVRSNCWEWYTSVVRTRMHNASRELVVFTRWHEEDLIGELLAREPVEELREWRQLDTLPPGGWLHLNFEALKTSPPTEIDPRAPGEALWEEQHGAVLLHSKRRLDPLQFEALYQGRPSSREGLLYGPHFAEYDALPREIVRRANYTDTADTGDDYLCSLSYAVDTDGVIYITDAVYSREPMEVTEPLVAGMLVRSATRQAAVESNNGGRGFARAVQARAPGVRVEWFHQSGNKEARILSNSATVLHLVRFPRGWAREWPELYAHLTTYRRLFRTNRWHDAADVVTGIVERETAGRRGGRLRGIRFV from the coding sequence GTGCTGTCCGATGCGGATGCCGCGACGCCTCCGGCGTTCGCCGATTTCGCCCTCGGGGTCTATCCCTTCCTCGACCTGAAGCCTTTCCACCGTGCCTACTACCGGGTGCTGGAGGCCTTCGCCGCGGGGCGCGTCCGGCGGCTGATCGTCACCATGCCGCCCCAGCACGGCAAGAGCGTCGGTGCCACGACGCTCCTTCCGGCCTATGTGCTGGGGCTGGATCCCGACTGCCGCGTGGCGATCGCCTCCTACTCCGGGGCGCTGGCCTCGAAGTTCAACCGCCGCGTGCAGCGGATTCTCGAGTCGCGCGAATACGCTGCCTTTTTCCCCGCTACGACGATCAAGCGCGGCGCCCGGCCGCCGGGCTATATCCGCACGGCCGACGAGGTGGAGGTCGTGGGGCGGCGGGGCGGACTGCTGTCGGTCGGCCGCGAGGGCTCGCTCACGGGCAACCGCGTGGACTGCTTCATCCTGGACGATTTGTATAAGGATGCGCTGGAGGCCAATTCGCCGCTCGTGCGTTCGAACTGCTGGGAGTGGTATACGTCGGTGGTCCGCACACGGATGCACAACGCCTCGCGCGAACTGGTCGTTTTCACGCGCTGGCACGAGGAGGACCTCATCGGCGAACTGCTGGCCCGTGAACCGGTCGAGGAGCTGCGCGAGTGGCGGCAGCTCGACACGCTTCCGCCCGGCGGCTGGCTGCACCTGAACTTCGAGGCGCTGAAGACCTCGCCGCCCACCGAAATCGACCCCCGCGCACCGGGCGAGGCGTTGTGGGAGGAGCAGCACGGCGCCGTGCTGCTGCACTCCAAGCGGCGGCTCGATCCGTTGCAGTTCGAGGCTCTCTACCAGGGGCGACCCTCTTCGCGCGAAGGACTGCTCTACGGACCGCACTTCGCCGAGTACGACGCCCTGCCGCGCGAGATCGTCCGCCGGGCCAACTACACCGACACGGCCGATACGGGCGACGACTATCTCTGCTCGCTTTCGTATGCGGTCGATACCGACGGGGTCATCTACATCACCGATGCGGTCTATTCGCGCGAGCCGATGGAGGTGACCGAGCCGCTGGTGGCCGGGATGCTCGTGCGCTCCGCGACGCGGCAGGCCGCCGTCGAGAGCAACAACGGCGGCCGCGGGTTCGCCCGCGCCGTGCAGGCGCGCGCTCCCGGCGTGCGGGTCGAGTGGTTCCACCAGAGCGGCAACAAGGAGGCGCGCATCCTCTCCAACTCGGCCACCGTGCTGCACCTCGTGCGCTTTCCGCGGGGATGGGCGCGGGAGTGGCCCGAGCTGTATGCGCATCTGACGACCTACCGCCGTCTGTTCCGCACCAACCGCTGGCACGATGCGGCCGACGTCGTAACGGGCATCGTCGAGCGCGAAACGGCGGGCCGGCGCGGCGGACGGCTGCGGGGCATCCGGTTCGTCTGA
- a CDS encoding LexA family transcriptional regulator, whose translation MNERVKLIRKQLGMTQEQLAQRLGIGKAALSMIETGKAGLSARNRNILVQELNVNPEWIETGRGSMFNAEPDLTAYMHRTDNSLPLQSVPLYSIEGTAGLVPLFADQTQAKPVNFIHIPNLPKCDGALYVRGDSMYPLLKSGDIVLYKQLNDIDDIFWGDMYLLSIDIDGEEYVTVKYIQKSEREGWVKLVSQNPHHADKEIAMSRIRAIALVKASIRMNSIR comes from the coding sequence ATGAACGAACGGGTAAAACTGATACGCAAGCAGCTCGGAATGACGCAAGAGCAACTCGCACAGCGACTTGGAATAGGCAAAGCCGCCCTCTCGATGATCGAGACCGGCAAGGCGGGGCTCTCGGCGAGGAACCGGAACATCCTGGTTCAGGAATTGAACGTAAACCCCGAATGGATCGAAACCGGCAGAGGCAGCATGTTCAACGCCGAGCCGGACCTGACGGCCTACATGCACCGCACGGACAACTCGCTGCCGCTCCAGAGCGTGCCTCTCTACTCGATCGAGGGCACGGCGGGGCTGGTTCCCCTGTTCGCCGACCAGACGCAGGCCAAACCCGTCAATTTCATCCACATCCCCAACCTCCCGAAATGCGACGGAGCGCTCTACGTGCGCGGGGATTCCATGTATCCGCTGCTCAAGAGCGGCGACATCGTGCTCTACAAGCAGCTCAACGACATCGACGACATCTTCTGGGGCGACATGTACCTGCTCTCGATCGACATCGACGGCGAAGAGTACGTCACCGTGAAGTATATCCAGAAATCCGAGCGCGAGGGGTGGGTGAAACTCGTGAGCCAGAATCCGCACCATGCCGACAAGGAGATCGCCATGAGCCGCATCCGGGCCATCGCGCTGGTCAAGGCCAGTATCCGGATGAACTCGATCCGATGA
- a CDS encoding RNA polymerase sigma-70 factor, protein MQLSDKYGPTDDFGRFFDEYRPRLIAFARGYVRDRLVAEDLATDSFLYFWENRSRIDTGGNPAAYVLKTLRHKCLNHLRAQAVRLRAHGEMEELQQRVLRESIRSLEMCDPERLFEGEVERIVRDCLDEMPELTRSVFTEQRLRGRSYREVAAQYGISERRVETELGKALGKLRLALRDYLPAALAAAVLERLTRQF, encoded by the coding sequence ATGCAACTATCCGACAAATACGGTCCGACGGACGACTTCGGGCGTTTTTTCGACGAATACCGTCCGCGGCTGATCGCATTCGCCCGCGGATATGTCCGGGACCGGCTCGTTGCCGAAGACCTCGCCACCGACTCCTTCCTCTATTTCTGGGAGAACCGCTCCCGCATCGACACGGGCGGAAATCCGGCCGCCTACGTCCTCAAGACGCTCCGCCACAAATGCCTCAACCACCTGCGGGCGCAAGCCGTGCGGCTGCGGGCCCACGGCGAGATGGAGGAGTTGCAACAACGCGTGCTGCGCGAAAGCATCCGCTCGCTGGAGATGTGCGATCCCGAACGGCTGTTCGAGGGCGAGGTCGAACGGATCGTCCGCGACTGCCTGGACGAAATGCCCGAACTGACCCGCAGCGTCTTCACCGAACAGCGGCTCCGGGGACGCTCCTACCGCGAGGTCGCCGCACAGTACGGCATCAGCGAACGGCGCGTCGAGACCGAGCTGGGCAAAGCCCTCGGAAAACTGCGCCTCGCCCTGCGCGACTACCTGCCCGCCGCGCTCGCGGCGGCCGTGCTGGAACGCCTCACGCGGCAATTCTGA
- a CDS encoding FecR family protein has product MEKEILYRFFRGETGPDEERRLMEWLDADEENRRTFDRERAVFDALLLFAPVPGAAQRNPGMRLRRMAGAAARIAAVVALAVGVGWGFVAHRERGWEQLTNRVVVPAGQRINLTLQDGTSVWLNSGAEIEYPALFAGDTRQVRLKGTALFDVSHDAGHPFVVETYACRVEVLGTRFNVNADEQHGIFSTALLRGSVRVTPHDAPQRQVTLRPNEKVSLHDGRLTLGRADDPNEYLWTEGLISVSGCSFEELLHRLEHCYGVRFDVRLKEMPQFEAVGKIRISDGIEHALDILQRNCDFEYAYDSQTNEITIYR; this is encoded by the coding sequence ATGGAAAAAGAGATTCTGTACCGTTTTTTCAGAGGAGAGACCGGCCCCGACGAGGAGCGCCGGCTCATGGAATGGCTCGATGCGGACGAGGAGAACCGCCGCACGTTCGACCGCGAACGCGCCGTGTTCGACGCCCTGCTGCTCTTCGCCCCCGTTCCCGGAGCCGCGCAACGCAACCCCGGAATGCGTCTGCGCCGCATGGCGGGCGCCGCGGCACGCATCGCGGCCGTCGTCGCCCTGGCGGTCGGCGTCGGCTGGGGGTTCGTCGCCCACCGCGAACGCGGCTGGGAGCAACTGACCAACCGTGTGGTAGTCCCCGCCGGACAGCGCATCAACCTGACCCTGCAGGACGGAACCTCCGTATGGCTCAACTCCGGCGCCGAAATCGAATACCCGGCCCTCTTCGCCGGCGACACGCGGCAGGTAAGACTCAAAGGCACGGCGCTGTTCGACGTCAGCCACGACGCCGGACACCCCTTCGTCGTGGAGACCTACGCCTGCCGGGTGGAGGTGCTCGGCACGCGCTTCAACGTCAATGCAGACGAACAGCACGGCATCTTCTCGACGGCCCTGCTGCGGGGCAGCGTGCGTGTCACGCCGCACGACGCCCCGCAGCGGCAGGTCACGCTCAGACCCAACGAAAAGGTATCGCTGCACGACGGACGGCTGACGCTCGGACGGGCCGACGATCCGAACGAATACCTCTGGACCGAGGGGCTGATCTCGGTCAGCGGCTGCTCGTTCGAGGAGCTCCTGCACCGTCTCGAACACTGCTACGGGGTGCGGTTCGACGTGCGGCTGAAAGAGATGCCGCAATTCGAGGCCGTCGGCAAAATCCGCATCTCGGACGGCATCGAGCACGCCCTCGACATCCTCCAGCGCAACTGCGACTTCGAATACGCCTACGACTCGCAAACCAACGAAATAACCATCTACCGATAA
- a CDS encoding SusC/RagA family TonB-linked outer membrane protein, whose amino-acid sequence MKKKVSGNTKSLIISLFAVLSCLTASHASAQTARVTIGMRQVKMEQVMNEIEKQTRYLFIHDKNLDTDRTVSVEVRDRPVAEALEQMVGGTGLTYEINGSNIILSERRGGVGATPDETPQTVAGTVTDSRGLPVIGASVIIKGTTIGVSTDVNGGFELRIPSGTQAPVLLVNYLGYEPQEVAVNGRSEIAVTMQESAVAVENVVVTALGIKRQEKALSYNVQQVKAEDITTVKDANFMNSLNGKVAGVQINASAAGVGGAARVVMRGAKSIYKDNNALYVIDGVPMTNISFGSNDDGLQGNYVGSDGVADINPDDIESISVLTGPSAAALYGSDAANGVVLINTKKGEAGRTSVSFSNSTTFSSPLVMPRFQNRYGNVAGSYQSWGDRTSRRFDPEGFFNTGSNVNNSFTFSTGTKRYQSYFSAATTNARNILPNSGYNRYNFTFRNTFSFLDEKLTADVGASYILQDNKNMISSGQYFNPLPALYLFPRGDDFDNVRMYQIWDESRNLYTQNWTYGSGDMSFQNPYWIMNKMINETKKRRYMLSASLKYDVTKWLNVTGRVKVDNADMDITNKRYAGTDTNFAGEKGLYNIEKRNDRQIYADAIANVDLYFADDYHLTANVGGSIKDVQMDLMGWGGDLRKIPNFFSITNISTTSYKEREDGSHVQSQSVFANVELSWKSMLYLTVTGRNDWESALAFSKYKSFFYPSVGLSAVISEMVELPEWFSFLKLRASYSAVGSSYAAYLTKPYYNYKGQTHEWDSLHRFPNDDLKPEKTKSWEVGLNARFFGGKLNLDATWYRSDTFNQTFESTPSSTSGYSSVLVQAGQVRNSGLEMLLSYHNTWRDFSWNTSVTYTMNRNKIIKLANGVISPVDGKPIDMPYLEKATLGNTGSPQVILYEGGTMGDLYINRELRTDGNGNIYVDPATNKVELTTTERRKVASLMPKGNIGWNNSFAWKGINLNVMLAARLGGSVVSNTEAFLDYYGVSERSAAARDAGGVRVNNGMVDAKNYYQTIGAGTGAGAYYIYDATNVRLQELSLAYTLPKRWFADKLSMTVSLVGRNLWMIYNKAPFDPELTTSTTNNFLQGVDYFMLPSLRNIGFTVKLQF is encoded by the coding sequence ATGAAGAAAAAAGTATCAGGCAATACAAAAAGCCTGATAATCTCGCTATTCGCGGTTTTGTCATGCCTGACGGCCTCGCACGCCTCGGCCCAGACCGCACGCGTGACGATCGGCATGCGGCAAGTGAAAATGGAACAGGTGATGAACGAAATCGAAAAACAGACCCGTTACCTGTTCATCCACGACAAGAATCTCGACACCGACCGGACGGTAAGCGTCGAGGTTCGGGACCGGCCGGTGGCCGAAGCCCTCGAACAGATGGTCGGAGGCACGGGGCTGACCTACGAAATCAACGGCTCGAACATCATCCTCTCGGAACGAAGGGGGGGGGTCGGCGCCACCCCGGACGAAACGCCGCAAACGGTAGCCGGCACGGTGACCGATTCCCGCGGGCTGCCCGTGATCGGCGCCTCGGTCATCATCAAGGGCACGACGATCGGCGTGAGCACGGACGTGAACGGCGGCTTCGAACTCCGTATCCCGTCCGGCACGCAGGCCCCCGTGCTGCTGGTCAATTACCTGGGATACGAACCGCAGGAGGTCGCCGTGAACGGACGCAGCGAAATCGCCGTCACGATGCAGGAGTCGGCCGTAGCCGTGGAGAACGTCGTGGTGACGGCGCTCGGCATCAAGCGGCAGGAGAAGGCCCTCTCCTACAACGTGCAGCAGGTGAAGGCCGAGGACATCACGACGGTCAAGGACGCCAACTTCATGAACTCGCTCAACGGCAAGGTCGCCGGCGTGCAGATCAACGCCTCGGCGGCCGGCGTCGGCGGCGCGGCCCGCGTGGTGATGCGCGGCGCGAAGTCCATCTACAAGGACAACAACGCCCTCTACGTGATCGACGGCGTGCCGATGACCAACATTTCCTTCGGCTCGAACGACGACGGTCTGCAAGGCAACTACGTGGGTTCGGACGGCGTGGCGGACATCAACCCCGACGACATCGAGTCGATCTCGGTGCTGACGGGTCCCTCGGCCGCGGCCCTCTACGGCTCGGACGCCGCCAACGGCGTGGTGCTCATCAACACGAAGAAAGGCGAGGCCGGACGGACGAGCGTGAGCTTCTCGAACAGCACGACCTTCTCCTCGCCGCTGGTGATGCCCCGCTTCCAGAACCGCTACGGCAACGTGGCCGGATCGTACCAGAGCTGGGGCGACAGGACCTCGCGGCGGTTCGATCCGGAGGGATTCTTCAACACGGGGTCGAACGTCAATAACTCGTTCACCTTCTCCACGGGCACGAAGCGCTACCAGTCCTACTTCTCGGCGGCGACGACCAACGCCCGCAACATCCTGCCCAACAGCGGATACAACCGCTACAACTTCACCTTCCGCAACACGTTCAGCTTCCTCGACGAAAAACTGACGGCGGACGTCGGCGCCAGCTACATCCTGCAGGACAACAAGAACATGATCTCCTCGGGACAGTACTTCAACCCGCTGCCGGCACTCTACCTCTTCCCGCGCGGCGACGACTTCGACAACGTGCGCATGTACCAGATCTGGGACGAGTCGCGCAACCTCTACACGCAGAACTGGACCTACGGCTCGGGCGACATGTCGTTCCAGAACCCCTACTGGATCATGAACAAGATGATAAACGAGACGAAGAAGCGCCGCTACATGCTCTCCGCGAGCCTGAAATACGACGTGACCAAGTGGCTCAACGTCACCGGCCGCGTGAAGGTGGACAACGCCGACATGGACATCACGAACAAGCGCTATGCCGGAACCGACACCAACTTCGCGGGCGAAAAGGGCCTCTACAACATCGAGAAGCGCAACGACCGCCAGATCTACGCCGACGCCATCGCCAACGTGGACCTCTACTTCGCCGACGACTACCACCTGACGGCCAACGTCGGCGGGTCGATCAAGGACGTGCAGATGGACCTCATGGGCTGGGGCGGCGACCTGCGCAAGATTCCCAACTTCTTCTCGATCACCAACATCTCCACCACGTCGTACAAGGAGCGCGAGGACGGCTCGCACGTGCAGTCGCAGAGCGTCTTCGCCAATGTCGAACTGTCGTGGAAGAGCATGCTCTACCTCACGGTGACGGGCCGCAACGACTGGGAGTCGGCGCTGGCCTTCTCGAAATACAAGTCCTTCTTCTACCCCTCGGTGGGTCTCTCGGCCGTGATCTCCGAAATGGTCGAGCTGCCCGAATGGTTCTCGTTCCTCAAGCTGCGCGCCTCCTATTCGGCCGTGGGATCCTCCTATGCGGCCTACCTGACCAAACCCTACTACAACTACAAGGGCCAGACGCACGAATGGGATTCGCTCCACCGCTTCCCGAACGACGACCTCAAGCCCGAGAAGACCAAGTCGTGGGAGGTGGGCCTCAACGCCCGCTTCTTCGGCGGCAAGCTCAACCTCGACGCCACGTGGTACCGTTCGGACACCTTCAACCAGACCTTCGAATCGACCCCCTCTTCGACGTCGGGCTACTCGTCGGTGCTCGTACAGGCCGGACAGGTCCGCAACTCGGGTCTCGAAATGCTGCTCAGCTACCATAACACATGGCGCGACTTCTCGTGGAACACGAGCGTGACCTACACGATGAACCGCAACAAGATCATCAAGCTCGCCAACGGCGTCATCAGCCCCGTGGACGGCAAGCCTATCGACATGCCCTACCTGGAGAAGGCCACGCTGGGCAACACCGGTTCGCCGCAGGTGATCCTCTACGAGGGCGGCACGATGGGCGACCTGTATATCAACCGCGAGCTGCGCACCGACGGCAACGGCAACATCTACGTCGATCCGGCCACCAACAAGGTCGAACTGACGACCACCGAACGCCGCAAGGTGGCCAGTCTGATGCCCAAGGGCAACATCGGCTGGAACAACAGCTTCGCATGGAAGGGCATCAACCTCAACGTCATGCTCGCGGCCCGTCTGGGCGGTTCGGTCGTCTCGAACACCGAGGCGTTCCTCGACTACTACGGCGTCTCGGAGCGTTCGGCCGCCGCGCGCGACGCCGGAGGCGTCCGGGTGAACAACGGCATGGTGGACGCCAAGAACTACTACCAAACCATCGGCGCGGGCACGGGCGCCGGAGCCTACTACATCTACGACGCCACGAATGTCCGGCTGCAGGAGCTCTCGCTGGCCTACACGCTGCCCAAGCGCTGGTTCGCCGACAAACTGTCGATGACCGTCTCGCTCGTGGGCCGCAACCTATGGATGATCTACAACAAGGCGCCCTTCGATCCCGAACTGACCACCTCGACCACCAACAACTTCCTGCAGGGCGTGGACTACTTCATGCTGCCCAGCCTGCGGAACATCGGATTCACCGTGAAGTTACAATTCTAA